One window of Enterobacter sp. RHBSTW-00175 genomic DNA carries:
- the fhuB gene encoding Fe(3+)-hydroxamate ABC transporter permease FhuB — protein MSSRIARFPALLLTVIFLVALALTAFNLSTALPRGQWGAALTAPDIDNIQQMLFHYSLLPRLAISLLVGAGLGLVGVLFQQVLRNPLAEPTTLGVATGAQLGITITTLWALPGALTSQFAALAGACVVGALVFGVAWGKRLSPVTLILAGLVVSLYCGAINQLLVLFHHDQLQSMFLWSTGTLTQTDWSVVERLWPQLTGGVLLTLLLLRPLTLMGLDDGVARNLGLALSLARLAALTLAIVLSALLVNAVGIIGFIGLFAPLLAKMLGARRLLARLMLAPLIGALILWLSDQIILWLARVWMEVSTGSVTALIGAPLLLWLLPRLRSISAPAMDAGDKVYAERQSVLWFSLVGLAVLLLASFAALSLGRGATGWHWATGDLLNELLQWRWPRIFAALIAGVMLAVAGCIIQRLTGNPMASPEVLGISSGAAFGVVLMLFLVPGNAFGWLMPAGSIGAAATLLVILVASGRGGFSPHRMLLAGMALSTAFTMLLMMLQASGDPRMAKILTWISGSTYSATGSQVVHTGLVMIVLLAIVPLCRRWMTILPLGGEAARAVGMALTPARVALLLLAACLTATATMTIGPLSFVGLMAPHIARMMGFRRTMPHIVMSALTGGVMLVFADWCGRMVLFPYQIPAGLLSTFIGAPYFIYLLRKQSR, from the coding sequence GCTGGCATTAACCGCCTTCAACCTGTCAACGGCACTCCCGCGAGGGCAGTGGGGCGCTGCGCTGACTGCGCCAGACATCGACAATATTCAGCAAATGCTCTTCCACTACAGCCTGTTGCCGCGTCTGGCCATTTCGCTGTTGGTGGGGGCAGGGCTGGGGCTGGTGGGCGTCTTATTCCAGCAGGTCTTGCGTAACCCACTGGCAGAGCCAACCACGCTTGGCGTGGCGACTGGTGCCCAGCTTGGGATCACCATTACGACACTGTGGGCGTTGCCCGGCGCGCTAACCTCGCAGTTTGCAGCACTGGCAGGTGCATGTGTGGTGGGTGCGCTGGTCTTTGGCGTGGCCTGGGGGAAACGTCTTTCACCGGTTACGTTGATCCTGGCCGGGCTGGTGGTCAGCCTTTACTGTGGGGCGATTAATCAGCTGCTGGTACTGTTCCATCACGACCAGCTGCAAAGCATGTTCTTGTGGAGTACCGGAACCCTCACCCAGACTGACTGGAGCGTTGTTGAGCGCCTGTGGCCGCAGCTGACTGGTGGTGTGCTGCTGACCCTGCTGCTGCTGCGTCCGTTAACGCTGATGGGACTGGATGACGGCGTGGCGCGCAACCTGGGCCTGGCGTTATCGCTGGCGCGTCTGGCGGCACTGACGCTGGCGATTGTGCTCAGCGCGTTGCTGGTCAATGCGGTAGGGATTATCGGTTTTATCGGGCTATTTGCGCCGCTACTGGCGAAAATGCTCGGCGCGCGGCGTCTGCTGGCGCGTCTGATGCTGGCCCCACTGATTGGTGCGCTGATCCTCTGGCTTTCCGATCAAATTATTCTCTGGCTGGCGCGCGTCTGGATGGAAGTGTCCACCGGTTCGGTGACGGCGCTTATCGGCGCGCCGCTGTTGCTGTGGCTGCTGCCGCGCTTGCGAAGCATCAGCGCCCCGGCAATGGATGCGGGCGATAAAGTGTATGCTGAGCGTCAATCGGTGCTGTGGTTTAGCCTGGTGGGCCTGGCCGTGCTGCTGCTGGCTTCCTTTGCAGCGCTCTCTTTGGGGCGCGGTGCAACCGGCTGGCACTGGGCTACCGGTGATTTGCTCAATGAATTGCTGCAATGGCGCTGGCCGCGGATCTTCGCGGCGCTTATTGCAGGAGTGATGCTGGCTGTCGCGGGGTGCATTATCCAGCGTCTGACGGGTAACCCGATGGCAAGCCCGGAAGTGCTCGGTATCAGCTCTGGCGCAGCGTTTGGTGTGGTGCTGATGCTGTTCCTGGTGCCGGGGAATGCATTCGGCTGGTTAATGCCAGCGGGGAGTATTGGCGCAGCAGCCACGCTGCTGGTCATTCTGGTCGCTTCGGGGCGTGGAGGATTTTCTCCTCACCGCATGTTGCTTGCCGGGATGGCGCTCAGCACCGCGTTTACGATGCTGCTGATGATGCTACAGGCGAGCGGCGATCCGCGTATGGCGAAGATCCTGACCTGGATTTCCGGTTCGACCTATAGCGCCACTGGCAGCCAGGTGGTTCACACCGGGCTGGTCATGATTGTGCTGCTGGCAATTGTACCGCTGTGTCGCCGCTGGATGACCATTCTGCCACTGGGCGGTGAAGCCGCCCGTGCGGTGGGGATGGCGCTGACGCCTGCGCGCGTGGCTCTGCTGCTGTTGGCAGCATGTCTGACGGCAACAGCCACCATGACCATTGGTCCATTGAGTTTCGTGGGATTAATGGCGCCGCATATCGCCAGAATGATGGGGTTTCGCAGGACAATGCCGCATATTGTGATGTCTGCTCTCACTGGTGGGGTGATGCTGGTCTTTGCGGACTGGTGCGGCAGGATGGTGCTGTTTCCGTATCAGATCCCGGCAGGACTGCTTTCCACCTTTATCGGTGCGCCGTACTTTATTTATCTGCTGAGAAAGCAGAGTCGGTAG